Proteins encoded together in one Deinococcus planocerae window:
- a CDS encoding 2Fe-2S iron-sulfur cluster-binding protein translates to MTQITVEGYGMIEGREGERLVLALERGGVDILHRCGGQARCTTCRVSFSEGEPDTMTVAERDKLADKGLLGTARLSCQIECRGEMSLTPLQTARSSGLEPGKAPAEQIEPEPQWVPRGAQA, encoded by the coding sequence ATGACGCAGATCACGGTCGAGGGGTACGGGATGATCGAAGGGCGGGAAGGCGAGCGGCTGGTCCTGGCGCTGGAGCGGGGCGGGGTGGACATCCTGCACCGCTGCGGGGGGCAGGCCCGCTGCACGACCTGCCGGGTGAGCTTTTCAGAAGGCGAGCCGGACACCATGACGGTCGCCGAGCGCGACAAGCTCGCGGACAAGGGGCTCCTGGGCACGGCCCGCCTCTCGTGCCAGATCGAGTGCCGGGGCGAGATGAGCCTCACGCCCCTCCAGACGGCGCGGTCGAGCGGCCTGGAGCCGGGCAAGGCGCCCGCCGAGCAGATCGAGCCCGAGCCGCAGTGGGTGCCGCGCGGGGCGCAGGCCTGA
- a CDS encoding carbohydrate kinase family protein — MTQEDLKHGRGLPGPLVSLGDLAWDVLAKPDTMLMAGGDTTGRLELSGGGSAANLAVWASRAGFPSAFVGKIGRDRFGELATAELEAEGVTGHLVLSDEHRTGVILALIDRRGQRAMLTGQGADWELLPGELPRDLLAGAGHLHLTAWSLFRDPPRGAALEAARVAKAGGATLSLDPGSFQMIGQMGREDFLEIVDAVPFDVIFPNADEAHAMSGCTDPDRALGWLRGRYPHALVVLKLDEEGALLEGPGQPRTHVPATRDRLIDATGAGDAFGGAFLAGWLRHGDAAQAARLAVQVGGWVVARFGARPPADADLGARLAAFRPEVGA; from the coding sequence ATGACTCAGGAAGACCTCAAGCACGGGCGCGGTTTGCCAGGGCCGCTGGTGTCGCTGGGCGACCTCGCGTGGGACGTGCTCGCCAAGCCCGACACCATGCTGATGGCCGGGGGCGACACCACCGGACGCCTCGAACTCTCGGGCGGCGGCTCGGCGGCCAACCTCGCCGTCTGGGCGAGCCGCGCCGGTTTCCCCTCCGCCTTTGTCGGCAAGATCGGGCGCGACCGCTTCGGCGAACTCGCCACCGCCGAACTGGAGGCCGAGGGCGTGACGGGCCACCTCGTCCTCAGTGACGAGCACCGCACGGGCGTCATCCTCGCCCTGATCGACCGCCGGGGCCAGCGCGCGATGCTCACCGGGCAGGGGGCGGACTGGGAGCTGCTGCCGGGGGAATTGCCGCGCGACCTTCTCGCGGGCGCCGGGCACCTGCACCTCACCGCCTGGAGCCTCTTTCGCGACCCGCCGCGGGGGGCCGCGCTGGAGGCCGCGCGGGTCGCCAAGGCGGGCGGGGCGACGCTGAGCCTCGATCCCGGCAGCTTCCAGATGATCGGGCAGATGGGGCGCGAGGATTTCCTGGAGATCGTGGACGCCGTGCCCTTCGACGTGATCTTCCCCAACGCCGACGAGGCCCACGCCATGAGCGGCTGCACCGACCCGGACCGGGCGCTGGGCTGGCTGCGCGGGCGCTACCCGCACGCCCTGGTGGTCCTCAAGCTCGACGAGGAGGGCGCCCTGCTGGAGGGGCCCGGTCAGCCCCGCACCCATGTCCCGGCGACCCGGGACCGCCTGATCGACGCGACCGGGGCGGGGGACGCCTTCGGGGGCGCCTTCCTGGCCGGGTGGCTGCGGCACGGGGACGCCGCGCAGGCCGCCCGCCTCGCCGTGCAGGTGGGCGGCTGGGTGGTCGCCCGCTTTGGGGCCCGGCCCCCTGCCGACGCCGACCTCGGGGCCCGGCTCGCCGCCTTCCGCCCGGAGGTGGGGGCGTGA
- the mltG gene encoding endolytic transglycosylase MltG: MTRLQGKGTPLWVWLLLVLFILLLLAAGGVFAFLRSLTGPAGGQAYTLEVKPGDTLPAIARRLEARGIVKNARALRFVMDRNGTAGSLKEGLYDLSGTMNVYQVAEKLAGPARIPTVSVTVPEGRRIQDIPPIFEKAGFAAAQVQAALNDASLSQYARGKQKNLEGFVFPATYEFRVGETPRSAVQEMVARMEREFTPANVAKAKALGLGVRDWVILASMVQAEAANDEEMPIIAGVFLNRLRDGINLGSDPTVAYGLGKDLPELDRSAGDFTKDTPYSTYTRPGLPAGPINNPGQAALLSVLSPERKLDDGRDALYFLHGLNGKIYVNHDYTAHLRDIDRYR, translated from the coding sequence GTGACGCGGCTGCAAGGGAAGGGCACGCCCCTGTGGGTGTGGCTGCTCCTGGTCCTCTTCATTCTCCTGCTGCTGGCGGCGGGCGGGGTCTTCGCCTTCCTGCGCAGCCTCACCGGCCCGGCGGGCGGGCAGGCGTACACGCTGGAGGTCAAGCCGGGGGACACCCTCCCGGCCATCGCCCGGCGGCTGGAGGCGCGCGGCATCGTGAAAAATGCCCGCGCCCTGCGCTTCGTGATGGACCGCAACGGCACGGCGGGGAGCCTCAAGGAGGGGCTCTACGACCTCAGCGGCACCATGAACGTCTATCAGGTCGCCGAGAAACTGGCGGGCCCCGCGCGCATCCCCACCGTCAGCGTCACCGTCCCCGAGGGGCGGCGAATTCAAGACATCCCGCCCATCTTCGAGAAGGCAGGCTTCGCGGCGGCGCAGGTACAGGCGGCCCTCAATGACGCTTCCCTGAGCCAGTACGCGCGGGGCAAGCAGAAGAACCTCGAGGGCTTCGTCTTCCCGGCCACGTACGAGTTCCGGGTGGGCGAGACGCCCAGGAGCGCCGTGCAGGAGATGGTGGCCCGGATGGAGCGGGAGTTCACCCCGGCGAACGTGGCCAAGGCCAAGGCGCTGGGCCTCGGCGTGCGCGACTGGGTGATCCTGGCGAGCATGGTGCAGGCCGAGGCCGCGAACGACGAGGAGATGCCGATCATCGCGGGGGTGTTTCTCAACCGCCTGCGGGACGGCATCAACCTGGGCAGCGACCCCACCGTCGCTTACGGGCTGGGCAAGGACCTCCCCGAACTCGACCGCAGCGCCGGGGACTTCACCAAGGACACGCCGTACTCGACCTACACCCGCCCGGGCCTGCCCGCCGGACCGATCAACAACCCCGGCCAGGCCGCCCTGCTGAGCGTCCTCTCGCCCGAGCGCAAGCTGGACGACGGGCGCGACGCCCTGTACTTCCTGCACGGGCTGAACGGCAAGATCTACGTCAACCACGACTACACCGCCCACCTGCGGGACATCGACCGTTACCGCTGA
- the gatB gene encoding Asp-tRNA(Asn)/Glu-tRNA(Gln) amidotransferase subunit GatB, with protein MYRAVIGLEVHLQLRTRTKIFSACPADYHGAEPNAFTDPLTLGLPGTLPTLNREAVELAMMFGLALGCDVSGFTQFHRKNYFYPDAPKNFQLSQYDRPIARDGVLEVGGGRVRIKRAHLEDDAGKLLHPTYAPYSLLDLNRAGSPLIEMVTEADIRGAEQARAFLEAVQAIAQSLGVSDATPEEGKMRCDVNISVHHPGEPWGTKVEVKNLNSFRSVGRAIEFEAARQERVLSTGGRVTQDTLGWDEGGGKTFLMRTKEGEADYRYFPEPDLPPLDITPEWVERVRARMPELPAQKRERLVLAGVRESDAETLSLNVPLGRFYDEALASTPAPDAQRLANWLLTDVAGFLAAREETIRDTGLNPAHLAALVRLLGAGTIGGRVAKDLLADVMAGQDPEALVRERGLSVVTDTGAIDAAIDAAMRADPATVEKVRAGNAKAMNALFGPVMKATGGQAKPEVVRERLQAKLGL; from the coding sequence ATGTACCGGGCGGTCATCGGCCTCGAAGTTCACCTGCAACTGCGCACGCGCACCAAAATCTTCAGCGCGTGCCCCGCCGACTACCACGGGGCCGAGCCCAATGCGTTCACCGACCCCCTCACCCTCGGGCTGCCGGGCACCCTGCCCACCCTCAACCGCGAGGCCGTCGAACTCGCCATGATGTTCGGCCTCGCCCTGGGCTGCGACGTGTCGGGGTTCACCCAGTTTCACCGCAAGAACTACTTCTACCCCGACGCGCCCAAAAACTTCCAGCTCTCGCAGTACGACCGCCCCATCGCGCGGGACGGGGTTCTGGAGGTGGGCGGGGGCCGCGTCCGCATCAAGCGCGCCCACCTGGAGGACGACGCCGGGAAGCTGCTGCACCCCACCTACGCCCCCTACAGCCTGCTCGACCTCAACCGCGCCGGGTCTCCTCTGATCGAGATGGTGACGGAGGCGGACATCCGGGGGGCGGAGCAGGCCCGCGCCTTCCTGGAGGCGGTGCAGGCCATCGCCCAGTCCCTGGGGGTCAGTGACGCCACGCCCGAGGAGGGCAAGATGCGCTGCGACGTGAACATCAGCGTCCACCACCCCGGCGAGCCCTGGGGCACCAAGGTGGAGGTCAAGAACCTCAACTCCTTCCGCTCGGTGGGGCGCGCCATCGAGTTCGAGGCGGCGCGGCAGGAGCGGGTGCTGAGCACGGGGGGCCGCGTCACCCAGGACACGCTGGGCTGGGACGAGGGGGGGGGCAAGACCTTCCTGATGCGCACCAAGGAGGGCGAGGCCGACTACCGCTATTTCCCCGAGCCCGACCTCCCGCCGCTGGACATCACGCCGGAGTGGGTCGAGCGCGTGCGGGCCCGGATGCCCGAGCTGCCCGCCCAGAAGCGCGAACGGCTGGTGCTCGCGGGCGTGCGCGAGAGCGACGCGGAGACGCTGAGCCTCAACGTCCCCCTGGGCCGCTTCTACGACGAGGCGCTGGCGAGCACGCCCGCCCCCGACGCCCAGAGGCTCGCCAACTGGCTGCTGACGGACGTGGCGGGGTTCCTGGCCGCACGGGAGGAGACGATCCGTGACACGGGCCTGAACCCCGCCCACCTCGCCGCCCTCGTGCGCCTGTTGGGTGCGGGCACGATTGGCGGACGGGTCGCCAAGGACCTTCTCGCCGACGTGATGGCGGGGCAGGACCCGGAGGCGCTCGTGCGCGAACGCGGCCTGAGCGTGGTGACCGACACCGGGGCCATCGACGCCGCCATCGACGCGGCGATGCGGGCCGACCCGGCGACCGTGGAGAAGGTGCGCGCCGGAAACGCCAAGGCGATGAACGCCCTGTTCGGCCCGGTGATGAAGGCGACCGGGGGCCAGGCCAAGCCGGAGGTCGTGCGCGAGCGGCTGCAAGCGAAGTTGGGGCTGTGA
- a CDS encoding alpha/beta fold hydrolase encodes MPTHQQIVVNGVRLHYVEAGDPRGPLVVLLHGFPEFWRSWERQIGPLARAGFRVVAPDLRGYNLSEKPPGVDAYRVGTLQEDVAALIRALGGGRAHVVGHDWGGIVAWALAIRQPEVVRRLVILNAPHPARARQVARKPEQWRRSWYIFFFQLPWLPERFLHRFGAWALRGTNPRAYTDEDRRLYRQAWDQPGAATGMINYYRALRRSRQVRRKGAPGGQVRVPTLVIWGQRDVALLPEHADGLERWVPGVRVVRLPRASHWVMRDEPVRVNNLLAEFLSGSST; translated from the coding sequence ATGCCGACCCATCAGCAGATCGTCGTGAACGGGGTGCGCCTCCACTACGTCGAGGCGGGCGATCCCCGGGGCCCCCTCGTCGTGCTGCTCCACGGCTTTCCCGAGTTCTGGCGGTCGTGGGAGCGGCAGATCGGGCCCCTCGCGCGCGCGGGCTTCCGGGTGGTCGCCCCCGACCTGCGGGGCTACAACCTCAGCGAGAAGCCGCCCGGGGTGGACGCCTACCGGGTGGGCACCCTCCAGGAGGACGTGGCGGCCCTGATCCGCGCGCTGGGGGGCGGGCGGGCGCACGTGGTGGGCCACGACTGGGGCGGCATCGTCGCCTGGGCGCTGGCGATCCGGCAGCCGGAGGTCGTGCGGCGGCTGGTGATCCTCAACGCGCCGCATCCGGCCCGGGCGCGGCAGGTGGCCCGCAAGCCCGAGCAGTGGCGGCGGTCGTGGTACATCTTCTTCTTCCAGCTCCCCTGGCTGCCCGAACGGTTCCTGCACCGCTTCGGCGCGTGGGCGCTCCGCGGCACGAACCCGCGGGCCTACACCGATGAAGACCGGCGCCTGTACCGCCAGGCGTGGGACCAGCCGGGTGCGGCGACGGGCATGATCAACTACTACCGGGCGCTGCGGCGCTCCCGGCAGGTCCGCCGGAAGGGCGCGCCCGGGGGGCAGGTGCGGGTGCCCACGCTGGTGATCTGGGGCCAGCGTGACGTGGCCCTTCTTCCCGAGCACGCGGACGGGCTGGAGCGCTGGGTGCCGGGGGTGCGGGTGGTGCGCCTGCCCCGCGCGAGCCACTGGGTCATGCGCGACGAGCCCGTGCGGGTGAACAACCTCCTGGCCGAGTTCCTGTCCGGGTCCTCGACCTAG
- a CDS encoding YetF domain-containing protein has product MSAGGGSEVVPFDLGRMFLGDVPPLFLLEIVFRTGVIFLWLVFLLRVTGKRGLAQLSPLELAIVIALGSAAGDPMFYPEVPLLHAMLVLALVVGFQRLLAFLVVRSERVETFVEGTPVELVRGGVMGREALGRAGLSREDLFERLRAQGVRQLGEVQRAYFEQDGNLSVFLHGEGAPAGLPVVPPWDLEPPRRLPVGERYAGEVACTGCGTLLTPEGPLPPCPGCGCDTWTPATTDPLGGGGGAPQGGGGSGHGPPGMGPA; this is encoded by the coding sequence GTGAGCGCCGGAGGTGGCTCGGAGGTCGTTCCCTTCGACCTGGGGCGGATGTTCCTGGGGGACGTGCCGCCGCTCTTCTTGCTGGAGATCGTCTTCCGCACCGGGGTGATCTTCCTGTGGCTGGTCTTCTTGCTGCGGGTGACGGGCAAGCGCGGGCTGGCGCAGCTCAGTCCCCTCGAACTCGCCATCGTGATCGCGCTGGGGTCGGCGGCGGGGGACCCCATGTTCTACCCCGAGGTGCCGCTCCTCCACGCGATGCTGGTGCTCGCGCTCGTGGTGGGCTTTCAGCGGCTGCTCGCCTTTCTCGTCGTTCGGAGCGAGCGGGTCGAGACCTTCGTGGAGGGCACGCCCGTCGAACTCGTGCGGGGCGGGGTGATGGGGCGGGAGGCGCTGGGCCGCGCGGGCCTGAGCCGCGAGGACCTCTTCGAGCGGCTGCGGGCCCAGGGGGTGCGCCAGCTCGGGGAGGTGCAGCGCGCGTACTTCGAGCAAGACGGCAACCTCTCCGTCTTCCTGCACGGGGAAGGCGCCCCGGCGGGCCTCCCGGTCGTGCCGCCGTGGGACCTGGAACCCCCGAGGCGTCTCCCGGTCGGCGAGCGATACGCGGGCGAGGTCGCCTGCACGGGCTGCGGCACCCTCCTCACGCCGGAAGGTCCCCTGCCCCCCTGCCCGGGCTGCGGGTGCGACACCTGGACGCCCGCCACCACCGATCCGCTCGGCGGCGGCGGCGGAGCGCCCCAGGGCGGTGGGGGCAGCGGTCACGGCCCGCCCGGCATGGGCCCCGCCTGA
- a CDS encoding ATP-binding protein yields MTAVQGQVRARTLGELLQTPEYAGRTPFDGRVRLVHDEVRENLTRKLRGGEDLFPGVIGYDETVIPQLTNALLARQNFILLGLRGQAKSRILRAITGLLDEFVPVIDGVDMPDDPLNPIGAEGRHLLEVHGLELPIRWLPRDARYVEKLATPDVTVADLIGDVDPIKAARLGTSLGDTRSMHFGLLPRANRGIFAVNELADLAPKVQVALFNILQEGDVQIKGYPIRLELDVMLVFSANPEDYTARGKIVTPLKDRIGSEIRTHYPTDVRQGMEITAQEAVRDTGVIVPDFMAELIEEIAFQAREDGRVDKMSGVSQRLPISLMEVASANAERRSLTQGDHPVVRVSDVYAGLPAITGKMELEYEGELKGADTVARDVIRKAAGAVYARQLGSADTRELEKWFEDGNVFRFPQSGDAAGAMKATRQVPGLTDLAVTVAGSNDDAVRVAAAEFILEGLYGRKKLSRAEETYAAPEPETRQQRGGRWN; encoded by the coding sequence ATGACTGCCGTACAGGGACAGGTGAGGGCCAGGACGCTCGGAGAACTGCTTCAGACGCCGGAATACGCGGGCCGCACGCCCTTCGACGGTCGCGTTCGTCTCGTCCACGACGAGGTGCGCGAGAACCTGACGCGCAAGCTGCGGGGCGGCGAGGACCTCTTCCCCGGTGTGATCGGCTACGACGAGACCGTTATCCCCCAGCTCACCAACGCGCTCCTCGCGCGCCAGAACTTCATCCTGCTCGGCCTGCGCGGTCAGGCCAAGAGCCGCATCCTGCGCGCGATCACCGGCCTCCTCGACGAGTTCGTGCCCGTGATCGACGGGGTGGACATGCCCGACGATCCCCTCAACCCCATCGGGGCGGAGGGCCGTCACCTGCTCGAAGTCCACGGCTTGGAGCTCCCCATCCGCTGGCTGCCGCGTGACGCCCGCTACGTGGAAAAGCTCGCCACCCCCGACGTGACGGTCGCGGACCTGATCGGCGACGTGGACCCCATCAAAGCGGCGCGGCTGGGCACCTCGCTCGGCGACACCCGCTCGATGCACTTCGGCCTGCTGCCGCGCGCCAACCGGGGCATCTTCGCGGTGAACGAGCTCGCCGACCTCGCGCCCAAGGTGCAAGTGGCGCTGTTCAACATCCTTCAGGAGGGCGACGTCCAGATCAAGGGCTACCCCATTCGGCTGGAACTCGACGTGATGCTCGTCTTCTCGGCCAACCCCGAGGACTACACGGCGCGCGGCAAGATCGTCACGCCCCTCAAGGACCGCATCGGCTCGGAGATCCGTACCCACTACCCCACCGACGTGCGGCAGGGCATGGAGATCACCGCGCAGGAGGCGGTGCGCGACACCGGGGTGATCGTGCCCGACTTCATGGCGGAACTCATCGAGGAGATCGCCTTCCAGGCGCGCGAGGACGGGCGGGTGGACAAGATGTCCGGCGTCTCGCAGCGCCTCCCGATCAGCCTGATGGAGGTCGCGTCGGCCAACGCCGAGCGCCGCTCCCTGACCCAGGGCGACCACCCGGTCGTGCGCGTCAGCGACGTGTACGCGGGGCTTCCGGCGATCACCGGCAAGATGGAGCTGGAGTACGAGGGCGAACTCAAGGGCGCCGACACGGTGGCCCGTGACGTGATCCGCAAGGCCGCCGGGGCCGTGTACGCCCGCCAGCTCGGCAGCGCCGACACGCGCGAGCTGGAGAAGTGGTTCGAGGACGGCAACGTCTTCCGCTTCCCGCAGTCGGGGGACGCTGCGGGCGCCATGAAGGCCACCCGTCAGGTCCCCGGCCTGACCGACCTCGCCGTCACGGTGGCGGGCAGCAACGACGACGCCGTGCGCGTGGCCGCCGCCGAGTTCATCCTCGAAGGCCTCTATGGCCGCAAGAAGCTCAGCCGCGCCGAGGAGACCTACGCGGCGCCCGAGCCCGAGACCCGGCAGCAGCGGGGCGGGCGCTGGAACTGA
- a CDS encoding GNAT family N-acetyltransferase, with amino-acid sequence MPRPACPADADTIALHRYLDEADAAERPTYAAWVADALRRGVYAGFLARDGGEVVAGAGLTLLEWGPTRGDPSPYRARIVNVWTHPGHRRRGLAWTLVTLCLDAARERGVTRVGLGTSETSRPLYEALGFRASGTEMHLRLEDVPF; translated from the coding sequence GTGCCTCGACCCGCCTGTCCCGCCGACGCCGACACCATCGCCCTTCACCGCTACCTGGACGAGGCCGACGCCGCCGAGCGCCCCACCTATGCCGCCTGGGTCGCCGACGCCCTGAGACGCGGCGTGTACGCCGGGTTTCTCGCCAGGGACGGAGGAGAGGTCGTCGCGGGCGCGGGCCTGACCCTGCTGGAGTGGGGCCCCACGCGCGGTGACCCCAGCCCCTACCGAGCCCGGATCGTCAACGTCTGGACGCACCCGGGGCACCGGCGGCGCGGCCTCGCCTGGACCCTCGTCACCCTCTGCCTGGACGCGGCCCGGGAGCGCGGCGTCACCCGGGTCGGCCTGGGCACGAGCGAGACGTCCCGCCCGCTGTACGAGGCGCTGGGCTTCCGGGCGAGCGGGACGGAGATGCACCTCAGGCTGGAAGACGTGCCCTTCTGA
- a CDS encoding nucleoside deaminase, protein MTDPTPTPDLPASSPMREAARLALENVLQGQGGPFGAVIVRDGEIVATGVNRVTQNSDPTAHAEVEAIRLLGRFHLSDCEIYTSCEPCPMCLGAIYWARLCALHYACTQSDADAIGFSDEFIYGEIAKPHAERQLPTTQEGREEALAAFRAWQGSVAKVEY, encoded by the coding sequence ATGACCGACCCGACTCCCACCCCCGACCTCCCCGCCAGCTCCCCCATGCGCGAGGCGGCCCGCCTGGCCCTGGAGAACGTGTTGCAGGGGCAGGGCGGCCCCTTTGGCGCGGTGATCGTCCGGGACGGCGAGATCGTCGCCACGGGCGTCAACCGCGTGACCCAGAACAGCGACCCCACCGCCCACGCCGAGGTCGAGGCGATCCGGCTCCTGGGCCGCTTCCACCTCTCCGACTGCGAGATCTACACGAGCTGCGAGCCGTGCCCGATGTGCCTGGGCGCGATCTACTGGGCCCGCCTCTGCGCCCTGCACTACGCCTGCACCCAGTCGGACGCGGACGCCATCGGTTTTTCCGACGAGTTCATCTACGGGGAGATTGCCAAACCCCACGCCGAGCGCCAGCTCCCGACCACCCAGGAGGGCCGCGAGGAGGCGCTGGCCGCCTTCCGCGCGTGGCAGGGCAGCGTGGCGAAGGTCGAGTACTAG
- a CDS encoding phosphotransferase, with product MTDSARRVDLPTAAALIRADFPELAHLGVTLLGEGTDHLAFDVGGEYVFRFPKRAGAATALLTEARLTAWLAPRLPLALPVDGVVRPPRPDAGVTYAGYARLAGTPALLLETGPTGFAVIGHDLGTFLRRLHDLPAGEARALGVEEDDDPRLEEWSRDASRDLALAVDGGEVSPEVGRRWRDVFAHPPPTGHVAGCLIHGDLAAEHVLLDEGGNVTGVIDWSDAALGDPARDLSGLLHWGGDALLHAALGAYGPVDGPTLERARWFAACRAVADLTFGRESGQGAYVRAGQRALTRLSQPPASR from the coding sequence ATGACCGACTCGGCACGAAGGGTCGACCTGCCTACGGCTGCGGCGCTCATCCGGGCGGATTTTCCCGAGCTGGCGCACCTGGGCGTCACGCTGCTCGGGGAGGGGACCGATCACCTCGCGTTCGATGTCGGCGGGGAGTACGTCTTCCGGTTTCCGAAGCGCGCGGGCGCGGCCACCGCCCTCCTGACCGAGGCGAGGCTTACGGCGTGGCTGGCCCCCCGGCTCCCGCTGGCCCTCCCGGTGGACGGGGTGGTCCGTCCGCCCCGCCCGGACGCGGGCGTGACCTACGCCGGTTACGCGAGGCTCGCGGGAACGCCCGCCCTGTTGCTGGAGACCGGGCCCACCGGGTTCGCCGTCATCGGACACGACCTCGGCACCTTTCTGCGCCGATTGCACGACCTCCCGGCGGGGGAGGCCCGCGCGCTCGGGGTGGAGGAGGACGACGACCCCCGGCTCGAAGAGTGGTCGCGCGACGCGTCCCGTGACCTCGCCCTCGCGGTGGACGGCGGGGAGGTGTCCCCGGAGGTGGGGCGGCGCTGGCGGGACGTGTTCGCCCACCCGCCCCCCACCGGGCACGTCGCCGGATGCCTCATCCACGGCGACCTCGCAGCCGAGCACGTCCTGCTCGACGAGGGGGGCAACGTGACGGGCGTGATCGACTGGAGCGACGCCGCGCTGGGCGACCCGGCGCGCGACCTCTCCGGCCTCCTCCACTGGGGCGGGGACGCGCTGCTCCACGCGGCCCTCGGGGCGTACGGCCCGGTGGACGGACCCACCCTGGAACGCGCCCGCTGGTTCGCCGCGTGCCGGGCGGTCGCGGACCTCACCTTCGGGAGGGAAAGCGGCCAGGGCGCCTACGTGCGCGCGGGGCAGCGGGCCCTGACCCGGCTCTCCCAGCCCCCGGCCTCCCGTTGA